In Melitaea cinxia chromosome Z, ilMelCinx1.1, whole genome shotgun sequence, a single window of DNA contains:
- the LOC123668663 gene encoding protein disulfide-isomerase A5 produces the protein MWRHQLWKVILLLFLCIHLSSQVKKQKTSVISDIDDIKDFKKLLRTKTNVLVFFMNNNKASQSSLDIFKEAADTMKGQATLAVIDCSGSESKKLCKKFKVPNDKPYKLKHYKDGEYHKDYDRGMTLSAMVNFLRDPTGDLPWEEDPQAADIVHLADADALNKFLKKGIATNKKSMIMFYAPWCGYCKSMKPDYVAAATDLKGEAFLAAMDVSKPGNSKIRQMFNITGFPTLLYFEKGQLRFPYNGDNKHQAIVDFVRDPLFQQQKKKEVADESWSKDSDVVHLTAQTFDAVLSKTEHALVVFYAPWCGHCKRIKPEFEKAATKIKNEKINGVLAAVDATKEPDLASRFDVKGYPTLKYFNRGEYKYDVGHARQEEQIIAFIKSPQEPPPPPPPETPWSEEESAVRHLDSSNFRYVLRKIKHAIVMFYAPWCGHCKSTKPEFVKAADKFADELMVAFAAVDCTQQKDLCANYDVKGYPTIKYLSYFDRVIQDYSGGRKEADFVSFIQSQMDGPPQTVKSNQDAGFGVNVVLADDGNFFDMISSPSPTFVMFYATWCGHCSTVKPAYSRLATKIKGENSNIKIVAVEAGENSKVSDFAGIQTLPTFKIYKFGKYLADYEGDRSTEDMYKFCKSHSNAKDEL, from the exons ATGTGGCGGCATCAGCTGTGgaag GTAATACTCCTGCTTTTCTTGTGTATACATCTATCATCTcaagtaaaaaaacaaaaaacgtctGTTATATCAGACATTGATGACATCAAAGACTTTAAAAAGTTACTGAGAACAAAAACAAATGTATTGGTTTTCTTTATGAACAACAACAAAGCATCGCAATCAAgtttagatatatttaaagaagCAGCTGACACCATGAAAGGACAAGCTACATTGGCAGTAATTGATTGTTCTGGAAG tgaaagtaaaaagttatgcaagAAGTTTAAGGTGCCTAATGATAAGCCTTACAAACTCAAGCATTACAAAGATGGTGAATATCACAAGGACTATGATAGAGGGATGACACTTAGTGCCATGGTTAACTTCCTTAGAGACCCGACAGGTGACCTGCCTTGGGAAGAAGACCCACAAGCTGCAGATATTGTTCACTTAGCTGATGCTGAT GCTTTAAACAAATTCCTTAAAAAAGGAATCGCAACGAACAAAAAATCGATGATTATGTTTTATGCGCCATGGTGTGGTTATTGTAAGTCAATGAAACCAGACTATGTGGCCGCTGCAACTGATTTgaag GGTGAAGCATTTTTAGCAGCTATGGATGTTTCAAAACCAGGAAATTCTAAAATCCGTCAAATGTTCAATATAACTGGATTCCCGACCCTTTTATACTTCGA AAAAGGGCAGCTCAGGTTTCCCTACAACGGAGATAACAAACACCAAGCAATTGTGGACTTTGTGAGGGATCCTCTGTTTCAACAGCAGAAGAAAAAGGAGGTCGCCGATGAAAGCTGGTCTAAGGATTCTGACGTTGTACATTTGACTG CTCAAACATTCGACGCCGTATTATCAAAAACAGAACATGCTTTGGTTGTTTTCTACGCTCCGTGGTGTGGACACTGCAAACGAATTAAACCGGAATTTGAAAAAGCTGCAACTAAGATCAAAAATGAGAag ATAAATGGTGTATTAGCAGCAGTGGATGCAACAAAGGAACCCGATTTAGCATCTAGATTTGACGTCAAAGGTTACCCGACATTGAAATACTTCAACCGAGGCGAGTACAAGTATGACGTTGGACACGCTCGTCAGGAGGAACAAATTATTGCATTTATTAag TCACCACAAGAGCCGCCGCCCCCTCCACCCCCAGAGACACCCTGGTCTGAAGAGGAGTCAGCTGTCCGTCACCTCGACTCATCAAACTTCCGCTACGTCCTCCGGAAGATCAAACATGCCATTGTTATGTTTTACGCACCtt ggTGTGGTCACTGTAAAAGTACGAAACCGGAGTTTGTTAAGGCGGCCGATAAATTCGCAGATGAACTAATGGTTGCTTTCGCAGCAGTGGATTGTACACAGCAAAAAGATTTATGTGCAAACTATGATGTCAAGGGATACCCCACTATTAAATACTTAAGCTACTTTGATAGGGTGATCCAGGATTACAGTGGGGGGAGAAAg GAAGCAGACTTCGTATCGTTCATCCAAAGTCAGATGGATGGTCCACCTCAGACGGTGAAAAGCAACCAAGATGCTGGTTTCGGAGTTAACGTGGTCTTAGCTGATGATGGAAACTTCTTCGATATGATATCCTCGCCCTCGCCTACATTTGTAATGTTTTATGCCACat GGTGCGGACACTGTTCAACAGTGAAACCAGCGTACAGTCGTCTAGCAACTAAAATAAAGGGGGAAAACAGTAACATAAAAATCGTGGCAGTTGAAGCCGGCGAAAATTCAAAAGTTTCTGATTTTGCTGGAATCCAAACACTACCAACATTCAAGATATACAAATTTGGTAAATATTTAGCTGATTACGAAGGCGATAGGTCTACAGAAGATATGTATAAATTCTGCAAGTCACACTCTAACGCGAAAGATGAGTTGTAA
- the LOC123669063 gene encoding geminin-like, whose amino-acid sequence MSDDELCTDLPSEKYWNLVAEKKRIELKDALDENERLHKLKESLLEKNLLYKQMLEEANSFVDVFKEVVSDTANDTGIDVADLNESNDE is encoded by the exons ATGATGAACTTTGCACAGATTTACCATCGGAAAAGTATTGGAATTTAGTAGCTGAGAAGAAACG aatagaGTTAAAAGATGCATTAGATGAAAACGAGAGGTTACACAAACTTAAAGAATCACTATTGGAGAAGAACCTACTTTACAAACAAATGCTTGAAGAGGCTAACAGTTTTGTTGATGTGTTCaaa gaaGTTGTGAGTGACACAGCCAATGATACTGGTATTGATGTAGCTGATCTTAATGAGTCAAATGATGAATGA